From one Culex quinquefasciatus strain JHB chromosome 3, VPISU_Cqui_1.0_pri_paternal, whole genome shotgun sequence genomic stretch:
- the LOC6037572 gene encoding GTPase HRas isoform X1 codes for MTEYKLVVVGAGGVGKSALTIQLIQNHFVDEYDPTIEDSYRKQVVIDGETCLLDILDTAGQEEYSAMRDQYMRTGEGFLLVFAVNSAKSFEDIGTYREQIKRVKDAEEVPMVLVGNKCDLQAWAVDMNQARDVAKQYGVPFVETSAKTRMGVDDAFYTLVREIRKDKERGKKNKKHNKLGSSRRFKCRLL; via the exons ATGACCGAGTACAAACTGGTGGTGGTCGGTGCCGGAGGCGTTGGCAAGTCCGCCCTCACGATACAGCTCATCCAGAACCACTTTGTGGACGAGTACGATCCGACCATCGAGGACTCCTACCGGAAGCAGGTGGTGATTG ACGGTGAAACGTGTTTGTTGGACATCCTGGATACGGCCGGTCAGGAGGAATACTCAGCCATGCGAGACCAGTACATGCGAACCGGGGAAGGCTTTCTGCTGGTGTTTGCAGTAAACAGTGCCAAAAGTTTCGAAGATATAG gaaCGTATCGAGAGCAAATTAAGCGCGTCAAGGATGCCGAAGAAGTCCCCATGGTTCTCGTTGGCAACAAATGTGATCTCCAGGCATGGGCCGTCGATATGAATCAGGCGAGAGAT GTGGCGAAGCAGTACGGGGTACCATTTGTCGAAACGTCCGCCAAGACCAGAATGGGAGTCGATGATGCCTTTTACACGCTCGTTCGCGAGATTCGCAAGGACAAGGAAAGAGGGAAGAAAAACAAGAAGCACAACAAGCTTGGCTCGAGCCGTCGATTCAAGTGTCGGTTGCtgtaa
- the LOC6037572 gene encoding GTPase HRas isoform X2, whose protein sequence is MTEYKLVVVGAGGVGKSALTIQLIQNHFVDEYDPTIEDSYRKQVVIDGETCLLDILDTAGQEEYSAMRDQYMRTGEGFLLVFAVNSAKSFEDIGTYREQIKRVKDAEEVPMVLVGNKCDLQAWAVDMNQARDVAKQYGVPFVETSAKTRMGVDDAFYTLVREIRKDKERGKKNKKHNKLGSSRRFKCRLL, encoded by the exons CCCTTACGATACAGCTCATCCAGAACCACTTTGTGGACGAGTACGATCCGACCATCGAGGACTCCTACCGGAAGCAGGTGGTGATTG ACGGTGAAACGTGTTTGTTGGACATCCTGGATACGGCCGGTCAGGAGGAATACTCAGCCATGCGAGACCAGTACATGCGAACCGGGGAAGGCTTTCTGCTGGTGTTTGCAGTAAACAGTGCCAAAAGTTTCGAAGATATAG gaaCGTATCGAGAGCAAATTAAGCGCGTCAAGGATGCCGAAGAAGTCCCCATGGTTCTCGTTGGCAACAAATGTGATCTCCAGGCATGGGCCGTCGATATGAATCAGGCGAGAGAT GTGGCGAAGCAGTACGGGGTACCATTTGTCGAAACGTCCGCCAAGACCAGAATGGGAGTCGATGATGCCTTTTACACGCTCGTTCGCGAGATTCGCAAGGACAAGGAAAGAGGGAAGAAAAACAAGAAGCACAACAAGCTTGGCTCGAGCCGTCGATTCAAGTGTCGGTTGCtgtaa